One genomic window of Desulfovibrio psychrotolerans includes the following:
- the recA gene encoding recombinase RecA, producing MAKKPAQSTEDLRRDALKTALSSIERKYGQGSVMRLDDNAHVSIPVIPSGSIGLDLALGVGGIPRGRVTEIFGPESSGKTTLALHMIAECQKRGGTAAFIDAEHALDPSYAKRLGVNTEELLISQPDYGEQALDVADMLVRSGAVDIIVIDSVAALIPQAELEGNMGEMQVGGQARLMSHAMRKLTGTIHKSKASVIFINQIRMKIGTMGYGNPETTTGGNALKFYCSIRIDVRRIQSLKDKEEVYGNRVRAKIVKNKVAPPFREANFDILYGQGISRLGEVIDLGVENNIIDKSGAWYSFGSERLGQGKENVRLLLMENEALAKQIEDKLLIHFGVKPSEASEAETE from the coding sequence ATGGCAAAAAAACCTGCTCAGAGTACCGAAGACCTGCGTCGCGACGCCCTGAAGACTGCCCTCAGCTCCATTGAACGCAAATACGGGCAGGGCTCGGTCATGCGTCTGGACGACAACGCCCATGTCAGCATCCCCGTCATTCCTTCCGGCTCCATCGGGCTGGACCTCGCCCTTGGCGTAGGGGGCATTCCGCGCGGCCGCGTGACGGAAATTTTTGGTCCTGAATCCTCCGGCAAAACCACCCTTGCTCTGCACATGATTGCAGAATGCCAAAAGAGAGGCGGCACCGCCGCCTTCATAGACGCCGAACACGCGCTGGACCCTTCCTACGCGAAACGCCTTGGCGTAAATACGGAAGAACTGCTCATATCCCAGCCGGATTACGGCGAACAGGCTCTGGATGTGGCAGACATGCTGGTCCGCTCCGGCGCGGTGGACATAATCGTCATAGACTCCGTGGCAGCCCTCATCCCGCAGGCGGAACTGGAAGGCAACATGGGCGAAATGCAGGTGGGCGGACAGGCACGGCTCATGTCCCACGCCATGCGCAAGCTCACCGGCACCATCCACAAGTCCAAGGCGAGCGTCATCTTCATCAACCAGATACGCATGAAGATAGGCACCATGGGCTACGGCAACCCGGAAACCACCACCGGCGGCAACGCGCTCAAATTCTACTGCTCCATCCGCATAGACGTACGCCGCATCCAGTCGCTCAAGGACAAGGAAGAGGTTTACGGCAACCGCGTGCGCGCCAAGATAGTCAAAAACAAGGTTGCACCGCCCTTCCGCGAAGCAAACTTCGACATTCTGTACGGTCAGGGTATCTCACGCCTGGGCGAAGTCATTGACCTTGGCGTAGAAAACAACATCATAGACAAGAGCGGCGCGTGGTATTCCTTCGGGTCCGAGCGCCTTGGGCAGGGCAAAGAAAACGTGCGCCTGCTCCTGATGGAAAACGAGGCCCTTGCCAAACAGATTGAAGACAAGCTACTCATCCATTTCGGCGTCAAGCCCTCCGAAGCCTCCGAGGCGGAAACGGAATAG